The genomic interval ttacgtacatacatttcgtaacaaatgcttttcgtacccaaatcacatttttttcagggaaaaataggttagggtcggcgggaaaaatagggtcggtcgggtaacctgaaacagacctatttttttatttggcctaacaaataatttaaggttgttttttgtcggtttcggatataaagtatgcagaatatgaatcaattgagaaaaaaacagaacaaaattttgttcgttttaaacaattcaaacaaatatagtcaatgaaataggtcaagaatgatcatttatgtaaacgtaattttactcaaaaatacatcgcgatcagtctttaattattgtttataagtaagcaaaatgtaagaaaataattaacatattttggtagtataacaaatcatttctactttagcatgatatatatatctaataactattgagtaacataaattattggcttgttactagtgagaattcgagtaatgtctcccaattggtgtcttggttgctgtgcaatatacatccaggttcgaacaatacacttaacgaggtgctaagtgtactatttatcaccttgttaaatggtggttatTATATGagcaattgaccttacgacaggatttgattgacaggtcctatcagccaatcagaatgtagggctgataagccgtgttgctatccgccattttgtccgtcaaactgaccagagtccgtcatatacatgcgctggcaattcctcgcctttttaagtattatggtaaaaaggtgttcatggcacttgtaattcggatacaaggtagccaggccgacTAAAGATGGCTTACAATTCGTTCTGTATTCGAAACCAgtgagttatttagaaaaatgcaagtgctgtatcagactctgtggaagacctcatcaacagctgaacttggaaattttgaaagatcgttcaaaggcgaaacatctatacgtctgtacaaaagtatttttttgaacaaactacttatttcaatccgctcaaaatttatttaatactgaaattgtccgtgcatgacctaaataagtgttactatttttaaactataaacatcgtacatttatgctttggcttgtgttgtcaaatcggcattaatggccatttaatatcaggttcaacatggacacgattgatttcattcaagatagaggtatttttgttgataccgttatgtagtttttataaactgctttgctttcaaagtaaatcaggaaatatcgtacaactagatttttgtccgaaccatcgcatgcttccgaatctcatatactcgtatggttcctatgtaaacaatggcttttgtagctgtcattccgacacatttcatagatttcttattttcatatcagcactttgtcgacgggaaatccaatcaagaaaacactgaccctcaagcagctactgtatttgaccagctcacaccagctaggcctcctccaaaactcagataaatatttgagccaccaaaacaaaacgagaacagatcggtctgaatcgttaaggttttattttctgtataaaacaatttatttcactgtacatttaaatcaattattatgttcattagaacttgattctgccaaacatgtgctgtaaagacttagacttattatgaataaagaacaagtcaaacatgcatgtattttcattgttattcttatattttgggccatttacgtaaatctacaatatttaatgatagttcatccaatgttcagagtccggatcacatgcacactcgattaacagtattcttaaagttgcactctcacagaattctagtttgacactttttgtctcagaatcgcttattttggcattctttaaattaagacctaatatataaatcacaaagcaaacttctccgagccaaaacatgataaatgcaatcgaatcctgtgtaagttgtcaaagtgatcaatctgtgaaagtgcagctttaacagtgaaaaataacttctgctaatgctatatattttaaaatatatttgccattgcaataaagagatattcacctacaatatcatacataaacatcaaagaaatatcaaagtttaagtaatgtttgcaaaacaacaatgtatttaataaatctgatattaaatatgcaacaactggtgttatactccagaactgaagctaacatcatagaggtacatccttccaagaatccatcaaaacaacatgctgaacaacttcaagaactctcttcaaaagaccacactttcctgaaataaataaaagatgccaatattaaaataaatcagttacatgtattgttaaatattttaatactagctgtaaatgctactgcctttgatgtttgctttctacatgtatatcataatgaaatattgacaagatactagctaatgttttgtggttgttgtttttctctggacaaatagtccattacttttgtacagcaaagtaaaaactaaatgttataaaaagctttaaaataggtcctaccgtttatttgtaaaacttgtcatcactggttttctcttgcggttgacattgcctggactggcaaatatcatgtgtgtgtgtgtgtggggggggggtttccggtcttatgctaggtcccctgtggcggtaggcttgttgaagacaataataaggggacttccttatctccatcaatcagaatactttaatggtgtcaacggtaaatagcaggagaccctccaccagccttaaccggtaaatggggggagggtagtgtgtgtgggttagaaccagctgcccagtcagcttagttggttagagcgccgggctagtgttctggtggttgtgagttcgagccccacaccgggggcacttttcctcccaggtctacttttacagccagagtgtgtgaacatgttccacaatttctgtaagaacaaaaatcaaagcatatgaatgtttgagcaatgcaaaagttacagattggtatcacccacgattgtcacttgtcaactattacattattattcataagggggagtgttcaatcgcttagaactgaaactttttatgcataaccccaataaaccatttctgctcatactatagaatacaaggttatactgtatagctggcaagtaactgttatttaatgtcacttccgccggttccccattcgggccatttatgatttactcatattgtgcgatgatttaatctttgtttcaacaatactgtaagaaggaccggtgttattaaaagttaaacttacccttgtttgcatttacagtatgcgtcacacacacgcttttcctttgtatcgatgtcaatgttaacaacatggcggctatccgattttctctgacttggatagatttcaccccgtaaatgttagatatcgtcattttctaaagatatatcgagccttccgatgtagcagccagttacaaattcctttgacttctatttttttcgcattgtaatgtcacatttatgataatttgtcaggaatatcggaaagcgaaacgacgcgagacgccattacttcctcgtttgtttgacggacatagacagagttcgctcccttgatatcagggggcgtggcttagaagcAGCTGTCGAAAGGTCAATTGATTActtgacggttacgaattgactaacagaatggttacgaaataaccaagatcagcagttacgaaatggtaaggttacgaaatgaccagatccccgtcaaatgcccctggggacatcctaggttaggcccattccctgttatcagcgcaaaaacaataacaccgcattcactcagcactgccggtccacctggaaggtaaaaacatggcccatttctgctatccccggtataaacaagacctgGGCGCCATTGTTACAATTGAGtggtgcataactgtggcagaataagggaaatattttattgttgcatttattatcaaatatgagaatttaagacacatgcaaaaagccacaatacgaattggtgatagtgttcgttctgttctgctattcaaaggtgatgagactgactaatgacatgacattgacaaacaaaatgtaaggcatttgtatcctttcgtcttttatttattaaaatctgagatgttatgggagcaaatcattttttagattggaacataccaaataataataagggACGATGTACagtagtggtaaaccaagtttgctagaaatcaatcgagtttctccaaaatacaagcaaaaattacaccggatgttgatactagtgatttagtttcggatgaacaaaatccggataaatcatttgcttttcatccaaagggtggacgatttatacaactgtacaaaagtcataaaaataaacgaaaaaacgttgaatatgtattttaaacacttaccaagttaccattctctttctgtaagagatgaacgccatactgcataattgcacggagatggtaccacgggatacccgaaaatttccgttatattccggaaagttaaatttctgtatacttgaaaatttggatgctgatggtacacgaaatatcgaatttcctcatttctgttttttatggaatgaaacttcgggataatatacaataagctttaaataaagtaaaacaataaaaaatgcttagtatatagctatttttgaccaaaattatgatttttttccctggtcgccttaatagctatttttatggatacacaaatatactaacacaaaagtttaagaatattttttttaatattaaagagaataatatttaaaacaatgaaatgatctcgtaaataaacattcaagcttatcaacttactgtcaatggacatttttattgacatttgatacatcaaatctggactgaaaatattaaggagaccaatttttgtcgccttaatccaacggtccccataatgcctagattaatatatatatggtcaccttaatatctgtagtagatatatatatatatatatatatatatatatatatatatataacagatTGTTAGTGaagaaagaacaaaaataaattatgtatttgccTATTTGAGTTAATGATTATAAAGtttatacaaatgatttcaGTTCTgctctttcttttttaaactagacgtatttttatttcatccGCTTGCTCCTAAATCAGGCGAACATAGCATGAAATTGGTGGTCTATGGGATTTCTTGAGATGATCCTTATGTATTTTGAGCAGTTTATTTGAGATCCTCTATTTTCTTTAGAATGTTTAGGTAAAACACAGATAcactttaaaagtaaatatagtCTCGTATGTCTGAGAGGTCTAGACATATACATCACACTTAAAAATATGGGTATACAAGAATGCTGTATGTTAAAGCAAAGCTAAAAGTCAGCGCGAACAATTTATCTGCATACGAGTATCTCAATTATATCAATACGAGGTTCCTGCTACTGTTTTTCAAACGAAGTACTGTTGAGATCATACTGTACACAAGAGCTGAGTGGTAATACTGTTTCCTATTGACCAATTAAGTTTTTCAAgttaatgattatatatttatgaaattgaagatgtattaattaaaaagttttataaaactgaaTCCATACCTAAAATGTCAAAGATCTGTGCTTAATTTGGAACATAATGGCAAAGTTTGACTAATAGTATTTCTGTACAACATAGGATCATGCGaaatattgtaatgtttaaaacttgataaaaggcgatatatttataaaattaataaaacgtGATACGGTAAAGATAgaaacaaatatgtacacacatgtatgtatcaACAGATAAACGTGTTGGTGAACTTCAATGACAGCATAAAAGAGTATTATAATACTATTATTGAATGACAGTACAAAAGGAATAATTATATAATCTTAAAAGTGAATTAACAATGTGTAGCAAGTACaggaacaagctcagtagctcaaagtttaaacataaaccccgtttaatggcacaggataAACGtcaaaggcaaaaaaaaaaaaaacacaaacaatcaaaaaccagaaacatggaacaacagcacatatctcgacaaacaacacagtacacagttactatataaaaaaaaattggtgtgTTTATGGTAGCGTGTATTTTTAGCAGTGAAGACAATAATATTGAGGGCTAAGTTGGTATTTAGTTTTTGGCCTTTAGAACTTAAGTCTTGGTCATCAATTGAAATATTCGTTTCTGATACACTGCCAATCACAATTTGTCGTGCaacgtaaaacatataataagaACTCTACCTTAATTTATATACTGGTCTCGATGTTTCCACGTTTAGTCGAATTTGTAAACAGGTGCTTGTCTTTATCGCAACAATTTCATAGACTGTCTCCAAATGATATCTCATTGCCATgtcaatttaaatattgacatttcaGGAATTAGCTCAGTAACAAGTTCCTGTCTAAAGTTGCACGCAAATACTAGGGCAAGCACACCGCaaacaagaggcacaaggttacaAGACAGCAAACATCTAAACATATTCAAGATATATTCATTGGTATATATTCTGGGATAGCCTCATTGgcatgttcactgaaaactaaGCAAATGTAAGCAGTGTGCAGGTGCTGATATCAATCAGAACAGCTTTCCTCACTGTCGCCTGATGTTTCCTCGTTGTGAACAACATATTCGAGATGTGACAGAATGGTGTCCGCAAGTGTTTGCCTGAACTGTATCCGCAGCAGTTTGCTCTCCCGTTGGTGACACATCCGTTTCAATATTTGCGGCATGGCGCACACAATGATGGCTGTACCTACGTGCATGATCGTGTGTAAGTCCTTAAATTTGTCTGCCTTTATCAATAGTTCAATCGCCACCGACATCAGCAAGATGATGATCGCAAGTTTGAGACAAGTACTTGTCATCTGTCTTCTACGAGGGTTGTGTTCttcaatgattatttcaaaaatgcttTGT from Mya arenaria isolate MELC-2E11 chromosome 7, ASM2691426v1 carries:
- the LOC128240841 gene encoding uncharacterized protein LOC128240841 — encoded protein: MQVLYQTLWKTSSTAELGNFERSFKGETSIRLTLSTGNPIKKTLTLKQLLYLTSSHQLGLLQNSDKYLSHQNKTRTDRSESLRTEANIIEVHPSKNPSKQHAEQLQELSSKDHTFLK